A genome region from Acidobacteriota bacterium includes the following:
- a CDS encoding NHL repeat-containing protein encodes MVTGPGIELLNAFGPKQGGRLPGQFHNPEGLASDSRGRILVADETNHRVQRISPDGEPLWSLGAVGSDGRPRHGTAPGQFFMFRGIGVDADDNLFIGDSWNNRVQKFDSGGSFRMMFGSYGNGPGQFGGAGPNGLAFDADGHIYVSDTHTYLGGNNRIQKFDHRGRFVAAFGGHGERAGQFAGRSPLRGRYGHETGRGATSPEGPYGLAVGPASGDLYASDTENNRIQVFDLQGNFQRSIGDGVIFQPRQICVDSRENIYAAGFHCPPDVGGIGPVVPVGPQHRFLWILSQNGDLLATITADDAEGLFDHLGGRHHAVAVSRADEGLVFIQAGHQILKFRVHW; translated from the coding sequence CCTTCGGACCCAAGCAGGGCGGCCGCCTGCCGGGTCAGTTCCACAACCCCGAAGGGCTCGCGTCCGACAGCCGCGGCCGGATCCTGGTCGCCGACGAAACCAACCATCGCGTTCAGCGGATCAGCCCGGACGGTGAACCGTTGTGGTCGCTGGGAGCCGTCGGATCGGACGGGAGACCCCGCCACGGCACCGCACCGGGGCAGTTCTTCATGTTCCGGGGGATCGGAGTCGATGCGGACGACAACCTCTTCATCGGCGACTCCTGGAACAACCGGGTGCAGAAATTCGATTCCGGCGGTTCCTTCCGGATGATGTTCGGCAGCTACGGCAACGGTCCCGGTCAGTTCGGCGGGGCCGGTCCCAACGGCCTGGCCTTCGACGCCGACGGGCACATCTACGTCAGCGACACCCACACCTATCTGGGCGGAAACAACCGGATTCAAAAGTTCGATCATCGCGGCCGTTTCGTGGCGGCGTTCGGCGGACATGGCGAGAGAGCCGGCCAATTCGCCGGAAGATCACCGTTGAGGGGCCGCTACGGACACGAGACCGGCCGCGGCGCCACCTCTCCCGAGGGTCCGTACGGCTTGGCGGTGGGCCCCGCCAGCGGTGACCTCTATGCCTCCGATACCGAGAACAACCGCATCCAGGTGTTCGACCTCCAGGGAAACTTCCAAAGATCCATCGGCGACGGCGTGATTTTTCAGCCTCGCCAAATCTGCGTCGACAGCCGGGAGAACATCTACGCCGCCGGTTTCCACTGTCCCCCCGACGTCGGCGGAATCGGCCCGGTGGTTCCCGTCGGCCCTCAGCACCGATTCTTGTGGATTCTGAGCCAGAACGGAGATCTCCTGGCCACCATCACGGCAGACGACGCCGAGGGGCTGTTCGACCACTTGGGAGGCCGCCACCACGCCGTGGCCGTCAGCCGGGCGGACGAGGGGCTGGTCTTCATTCAGGCGGGACACCAGATCCTCAAGTTCCGGGTCCACTGGTAG